In a single window of the Paramisgurnus dabryanus chromosome 23, PD_genome_1.1, whole genome shotgun sequence genome:
- the LOC135768256 gene encoding synaptotagmin-7-like, giving the protein MYLNREEGYYSKGSISLTVLLVSLAVTVCGVWLVALCGVCGWCQRKLGKRNKPGVESVGTPDSGRGRGEKKAINDLDRDFWNNNDNSSVQQRWSSYPPKEFVLNISPYAPYGDPRLTLK; this is encoded by the exons gCTCGATCTCATTGACGGTGCTGTTGGTGTCGTTGGCTGTGACGGTGTGTGGCGTTTGGCTAGTGGCTCTCTGCGGCGTCTGCGGATGGTGTCAACGTAAACTG GGGAAGAGGAATAAACCGGGCGTGGAGTCAGTGGGCACTCCTGATTCAggaagaggaagaggagaaAAAAAAGCCATCAA TGATCTAGACAGAGACTTTTGGAATAACAATGACAACAGTTCAGTACAGCAGCGATGGAGTTCATACCCACCCAAGGAGTTTGTACTAAACATTTCTCCTTATGCCCCTTATGGAGACCCTCGCCTCACACTCAAGTGA